From a region of the Manduca sexta isolate Smith_Timp_Sample1 chromosome 19, JHU_Msex_v1.0, whole genome shotgun sequence genome:
- the LOC119189836 gene encoding uncharacterized protein LOC119189836, which yields MIATMQYDAEDPVVGTSTEEQTKERRTSTQPTMEDLANKSSYSIVDVTMDEPNDSILQPNASQSFIDNRNNISAQIENYLSQIQEAGSYLLNLLKEDVVPRREKRIVHVPPEFDENDTRWTLRHRQPGPGLKELIENSEVYVEVDKLNRYTEKNKLDNNAVNVLFEFVKVLLLEWVGLLLI from the exons ATGATTGCCACCATGCAGTACGACGCTGAGGATCCAGTCGTCGGTACAAGCACTGAAG AACAAACAAAAGAAAGACGCACATCTACACAACCGACAATGGAAGACTTGGCGAACAAGTCTAGCTACAGTATAGTAGATGTAACCATGGACGAGCCAAACGATAGCATTCTACAACCAAACGCATCCCAGTCATTTATTGACAATAGGAACAATATTTCAGCACAAATCGAAAATTATCTCTCTCAAATTCAAGAAGCTGGGTCTTACCTCTTAAATTTACTAAAAGAGGACGTAGTACCAAGACGGGAAAAAAGGATTGTCCACGTGCCGCCGGAGTTCGACGAAAATGACACAAGATGGACACTGAGACATCGGCAGCCGGGCCCGGGGCTGAAAGAGCTCATTGAAAACTCCGAAGTGTATGTTGAGGTGGATAAACTTAATAGATACACAG AAAAGAACAAATTGGATAATAATGCAGTGAACGTGCTGTTTGAATTCGTAAAGGTTTTGCTTCTAGAATGGGTTGGCCTGCTGTTGATTTAG